From Halotia branconii CENA392, the proteins below share one genomic window:
- the mreD gene encoding rod shape-determining protein MreD has product MKMPSFSGSSQKKPQSSKRKFKFPNKPLSHWHPGMRQLLDWTVTVGSVMLCIILLPTRLPGMELLGIGPNWLLIWVVAWSVKRTVLEGLLAGIVLGMLQDAMTSYNPTHAITLGLVGLLTGLTQKQRFIQEDFISIALIVFVMAILAETVFGLQLSLIGDRQVEYIWAYYQRVALASAILSSLWAPVVYYPLNRWWQKMRLLEQQSIKG; this is encoded by the coding sequence ATGAAGATGCCTTCATTTAGTGGCAGCAGTCAGAAAAAGCCACAGTCGTCAAAGCGAAAATTTAAATTCCCTAACAAGCCTCTATCTCATTGGCATCCTGGTATGCGCCAGTTACTAGATTGGACGGTGACGGTTGGATCAGTAATGTTATGCATAATATTATTACCAACTCGCCTTCCCGGTATGGAATTACTAGGAATTGGCCCAAATTGGCTATTAATTTGGGTGGTAGCTTGGAGTGTTAAGCGTACAGTTTTAGAAGGATTACTCGCAGGTATAGTTTTGGGAATGCTTCAAGATGCGATGACATCTTATAACCCAACTCATGCCATAACCCTAGGACTGGTAGGACTTTTAACTGGTCTGACTCAGAAGCAGCGTTTTATTCAAGAAGATTTTATTTCTATTGCCTTGATTGTCTTTGTCATGGCAATTTTGGCAGAAACTGTCTTTGGGTTACAGTTGAGTTTAATAGGCGATCGCCAAGTAGAATACATTTGGGCATACTACCAACGAGTAGCTTTAGCTTCTGCTATTCTCAGCAGTCTTTGGGCTCCTGTGGTTTATTATCCCTTGAATCGCTGGTGGCAAAAGATGAGATTATTAGAGCAACAGTCAATTAAAGGCTGA
- a CDS encoding single-stranded DNA-binding protein: MSINIVTLIGRVGGDPDIKYFESGSVKCRLTLAVNRRTKEGEHTDWFNLELWGKTAEVAGNYVRKGKQIAVKGSLKLDTWSDRQTGANRSSPVILVDQLQLLGSKQDGDGGMADMSSDHF; the protein is encoded by the coding sequence ATGAGCATCAATATTGTCACTCTCATTGGTCGTGTCGGCGGCGACCCAGATATTAAATATTTCGAGTCTGGTAGTGTTAAGTGTAGATTGACATTGGCCGTGAATCGACGTACTAAAGAGGGAGAACATACCGACTGGTTCAATTTGGAACTATGGGGCAAAACGGCAGAAGTGGCTGGTAACTATGTACGTAAAGGCAAACAAATTGCCGTTAAAGGTTCTTTGAAGTTAGATACCTGGAGCGATCGCCAAACCGGAGCCAACCGTTCTTCACCAGTTATTTTAGTAGACCAATTACAGTTATTGGGTTCAAAGCAAGATGGAGATGGCGGGATGGCAGATATGTCCTCAGATCATTTTTAA
- a CDS encoding rod shape-determining protein yields the protein MGIDLGTANTLVYVSGKGIVLQEPSVVAIDQNEKVALAVGEEAKKMLGRTPDNVIALRPLRDGVIADFDTAELMLKSFIHRVNEGRSLVLPRIVIGIPSGVTGVERRAVMDAAGQAGAREVCLIDEPVAAAIGAGLPVIEPTGNMIIDIGGGTTEVAVLSLQGTVLSESVRVAGDELTDSIIQYMKKVHNLVIGERTAEDIKIRLGSAYPSNDDGDLMMEVRGLHLLSGLPRTVTIKGPEIRESMLEPLSVIIEAVKRTLERTPPELASDIIDRGIMLAGGGALLKGIDTLISHETGIVTHIAADPLSCVVLGTGRVLENFKQLERVISWRSRNM from the coding sequence ATGGGTATCGACCTCGGTACAGCCAATACCCTTGTTTATGTATCTGGTAAAGGTATTGTACTCCAAGAGCCTTCTGTAGTTGCTATCGATCAAAATGAGAAAGTAGCACTGGCTGTGGGAGAAGAAGCCAAAAAAATGCTTGGTCGCACACCTGATAATGTAATTGCCCTCCGCCCCTTGCGCGATGGTGTAATTGCTGACTTCGATACAGCCGAGTTGATGCTGAAAAGCTTTATCCATCGTGTAAATGAGGGTAGATCTTTAGTTTTACCCCGAATTGTCATTGGCATTCCCAGTGGTGTTACAGGGGTAGAAAGGCGAGCTGTGATGGATGCAGCAGGTCAAGCTGGGGCTAGAGAAGTGTGTTTAATTGATGAGCCTGTAGCAGCGGCAATTGGAGCAGGTCTACCAGTTATTGAACCAACTGGTAACATGATTATCGATATTGGTGGAGGTACAACAGAAGTTGCAGTACTGAGTCTCCAAGGTACTGTGCTAAGTGAGTCAGTACGGGTTGCGGGAGATGAACTTACAGATTCGATTATCCAGTATATGAAGAAAGTTCATAACTTGGTAATTGGGGAACGGACTGCGGAAGATATCAAAATTCGCCTTGGCTCTGCTTATCCTAGCAATGATGATGGAGATCTGATGATGGAAGTTCGAGGTTTACACTTGCTTTCTGGTCTTCCAAGAACCGTTACTATTAAAGGGCCAGAAATTCGTGAAAGTATGTTGGAACCGTTATCAGTCATCATCGAAGCTGTGAAACGGACATTGGAACGCACTCCTCCGGAACTGGCATCTGACATTATTGATAGAGGCATTATGCTGGCTGGTGGTGGTGCTTTGCTTAAAGGCATAGATACCCTGATTAGCCATGAGACGGGAATTGTCACACACATTGCTGCTGATCCTCTTAGTTGTGTTGTGCTGGGAACAGGTCGTGTGTTAGAAAACTTTAAACAGCTAGAACGAGTTATCAGCTGGCGTTCTCGCAATATGTAG
- the ribD gene encoding bifunctional diaminohydroxyphosphoribosylaminopyrimidine deaminase/5-amino-6-(5-phosphoribosylamino)uracil reductase RibD, whose amino-acid sequence MDNFPVLAQADASLPNYTQENRLLVQSAVKSDALAEEKVGSDFDYRMMQRCLELARRALGRTSPNPLVGAVIVKDGEIVGEGFHPRAGEPHAEVFALKAAGDLARGATVYVSLEPCNHYGRTPPCSEGLIAAGVAKVVVGMVDPNPLVAGGGIARLRAAGVEVLVGVEAEACQRLNEAFAHRILYKQPLGILKYAMTLDGKIATTSGHSAWVTNQDARSEVHQLRAACDAIIVGGNTVRQDNPYLTSHQVEAHNPLRVVMSRHLNLPEDARVWNTAAAPTLVLTELGSSPDFQKFLLAQGVEVVELTSLTPEAAMTDLYERGFCSVLWECGGTLAASAIAQGAVQKILAFIAPKIIGGSDAPTPVGDLGLTTMTEALSLERVRWRVVGSDCLVEGYLPQKNQ is encoded by the coding sequence ATGGATAACTTCCCAGTGCTTGCTCAAGCAGATGCATCTTTACCAAATTACACTCAGGAAAATCGGCTCTTGGTGCAATCAGCAGTTAAATCTGATGCACTAGCAGAGGAAAAGGTAGGCAGTGACTTTGACTACCGCATGATGCAGCGGTGTTTAGAACTTGCCCGCCGTGCCTTGGGACGCACTTCACCCAATCCCCTAGTGGGAGCAGTAATTGTCAAAGACGGTGAGATTGTCGGGGAAGGATTTCATCCCCGTGCAGGTGAACCTCATGCAGAAGTTTTTGCCCTCAAAGCCGCAGGCGATTTAGCTCGTGGTGCTACAGTCTATGTCAGTTTAGAACCTTGTAATCATTATGGACGTACTCCCCCTTGTTCAGAAGGATTAATAGCAGCTGGTGTCGCTAAAGTGGTAGTGGGCATGGTTGATCCTAATCCCCTAGTAGCTGGTGGTGGCATTGCCCGTTTAAGGGCAGCTGGGGTAGAAGTATTAGTGGGAGTAGAAGCAGAAGCCTGTCAGCGATTAAATGAAGCTTTTGCTCATCGCATTCTCTACAAACAACCTTTGGGCATTCTCAAATATGCCATGACTTTAGATGGCAAAATTGCTACTACCTCCGGTCACAGCGCTTGGGTAACAAACCAAGATGCCCGTAGCGAAGTTCATCAACTGCGGGCAGCCTGCGATGCAATAATCGTTGGTGGTAATACGGTACGACAAGATAATCCCTACTTAACTAGCCATCAGGTGGAGGCGCATAATCCCCTACGGGTGGTAATGAGTCGTCATCTCAACTTACCTGAAGATGCCCGCGTGTGGAACACTGCGGCAGCTCCTACGTTGGTGTTAACAGAGTTAGGAAGCTCACCCGATTTTCAAAAGTTTTTGCTGGCACAAGGGGTGGAAGTAGTTGAATTGACATCACTGACACCAGAAGCAGCAATGACAGACTTGTATGAACGGGGTTTTTGTAGCGTATTGTGGGAGTGTGGGGGTACGTTAGCTGCCAGTGCGATTGCTCAAGGGGCAGTGCAAAAAATTCTGGCCTTTATTGCTCCGAAAATCATTGGTGGTAGTGATGCTCCTACGCCTGTAGGTGACTTAGGTTTGACCACAATGACTGAAGCGTTGTCTTTAGAACGCGTTCGTTGGCGTGTGGTCGGTTCCGATTGCTTAGTTGAAGGTTATTTACCCCAAAAAAACCAATAG
- a CDS encoding DUF6888 family protein, with the protein MKPTPQQLRTVYIACCWLTKMYLPIYLVTLDYRDARIVVIAGEESVIIINKQGKLSYDQPEL; encoded by the coding sequence ATTAAACCAACGCCACAACAGTTAAGGACTGTTTACATAGCTTGTTGCTGGTTAACAAAAATGTACTTGCCGATTTATCTTGTAACGCTTGATTATAGAGACGCGAGAATAGTAGTTATTGCGGGTGAAGAGTCAGTAATTATTATTAATAAGCAAGGAAAATTAAGTTATGACCAGCCCGAATTATGA
- the mreC gene encoding rod shape-determining protein MreC: MVTLRRWWDRKGLQIGLLALILGSTWILRQTQGQLLMEVYQVMTRPLQMLQTGPSPEERLKDARFLELQTRIADLESQNKKLQDLLGYVEKQPLSARPIPGRVVGRSADHWWQQVTINRGSNMGIQEGFVVKADGGLVGLVESVTPNTSRVLLISDLKSQVGVTISRTSAKGVLRGDSSAEAVLEFYEKVPNVKVGDLVSTSTYSQKFPAGLAVGRVKSLDLKKLPVSVAKVDLFPPIRSLDWVAIYPKPTNQEMEKQESPNQEIQKSN, from the coding sequence ATGGTTACTTTACGTCGTTGGTGGGATCGCAAAGGATTACAAATTGGGTTACTCGCTTTAATACTAGGTAGTACTTGGATACTGCGACAAACCCAAGGGCAACTGCTGATGGAAGTTTACCAAGTAATGACCCGTCCATTACAAATGTTGCAGACAGGACCAAGTCCAGAAGAACGTCTCAAAGATGCTCGGTTTTTAGAGTTGCAAACACGCATAGCAGATCTGGAAAGTCAAAATAAAAAGCTCCAAGATTTATTAGGCTATGTTGAAAAACAGCCACTCTCAGCGCGCCCAATTCCAGGACGGGTAGTGGGACGCAGTGCTGACCATTGGTGGCAACAAGTGACTATCAATCGTGGCTCTAATATGGGTATTCAAGAAGGCTTCGTGGTCAAGGCTGATGGTGGATTAGTAGGTTTGGTAGAGAGTGTAACTCCTAATACTAGCCGCGTTCTATTAATTAGTGACCTCAAAAGTCAAGTAGGTGTAACCATTAGCCGCACCTCAGCCAAGGGAGTTTTGCGAGGAGATTCTTCTGCAGAAGCTGTACTGGAATTTTATGAAAAAGTTCCCAATGTCAAAGTAGGAGATTTAGTTTCTACATCTACTTATAGTCAGAAATTTCCAGCCGGCTTGGCAGTAGGACGGGTAAAGTCCTTAGATTTAAAGAAACTCCCGGTATCGGTGGCAAAAGTTGACCTTTTCCCGCCTATAAGGTCGCTAGATTGGGTGGCTATATATCCAAAGCCGACAAATCAAGAAATGGAAAAGCAAGAATCACCAAACCAGGAAATTCAAAAGTCTAATTAG